The Candidatus Cloacimonadaceae bacterium genome includes a region encoding these proteins:
- a CDS encoding zinc ribbon domain-containing protein, producing MNCPKCNELISEGAKFCNNCGFSIATEVTCPYCGNDNKAGTKFCEECGKSIMSQYHNQNNLQHPNAESETAKKRLYRGKGGRLPSAANTVLQVFRSEGLDIQKFENPGEIILQGRKPPAWYKKVLGLDIAASVKLHAEGDDLITEIGGATWMDKAAGVGIGLFVFWPTLLTTGWGAYMQNTLFKKIDDALKTHLEY from the coding sequence ATGAATTGCCCTAAATGTAATGAGTTAATTTCAGAAGGTGCAAAGTTTTGTAACAATTGTGGTTTCTCTATAGCTACTGAAGTCACATGTCCTTACTGTGGAAATGACAACAAGGCTGGCACGAAGTTTTGCGAAGAATGTGGTAAGTCTATAATGAGCCAGTACCACAATCAAAACAACTTACAACACCCAAACGCAGAGAGTGAAACGGCAAAAAAAAGACTTTACAGGGGTAAGGGAGGACGACTACCAAGTGCTGCCAACACAGTTTTACAAGTGTTTCGATCTGAGGGATTAGATATCCAGAAATTTGAAAATCCCGGCGAGATAATTCTTCAAGGAAGAAAACCACCTGCATGGTATAAGAAAGTACTAGGATTAGATATCGCAGCTTCAGTCAAATTGCACGCTGAAGGGGATGATTTGATCACAGAAATTGGTGGGGCAACTTGGATGGACAAGGCTGCAGGTGTTGGGATTGGTTTATTTGTGTTCTGGCCAACTTTGCTAACAACAGGGTGGGGTGCATATATGCAAAACACTCTCTTCAAAAAGATCGATGATGCGTTAAAAACACATTTAGAATATTAA
- a CDS encoding dynamin family protein — translation MGKYNFLDTLSSLGLITASVFTILASRQFNNNHFLYYYSGFIFPLLLAYFINFSTTYDTSALDEDDSKTPFVIGLVFTLLCFAISLMFIFNKYLSIAKVMFIVLAALTLILEIFSIVYSFKKPSFNNITSVLFDLPALILALFLHGISTPIVSSYPENTIISVNLFGRHIGGNYLLYIAIVYVLSLIVLSIRYYSFSIPDSNRSTKTKSTSTKKVKAQSQDNGSYEIKKIAPRTRKSILKNKELSYTLLIEELIKALTRLKDIDVELIKGKLAVIKETLDSQLLVTVLGEFSSGKSTFINALLGEKLLAMKIKPTTATITKIEYGKNRQLIVHFLNGKTEAHPLDKIDTFTVERFVSEDRILDDIHYVQVTIDNDLLAKIDIADTPGFNSHLEKHTDITANFISYSETIIWLFDANQTEKQTTFDLIEKHCKYNKPIGIINKIDNLNIDSEDTDNSKEYVIESLKRAIEPYTEVVFPVSSKLALNKDVNSYKESGLQAVVQYFRDQVIPKAEATKKKITFFKLTQVATDIAGIRQGVQDKISVFESRINSYNHDVNSWLEASVKYEEAIEKWNYSMENPTYGLENVLDNVNCLFFWGSVPEDIERERKSFRAEMSSLIKADSKFNEMLTIINNNTSVLNNRYASLMNRWNEYNDNWFGIKRWFDDNLDAGSNERARLNNDSAVWDNDNRINNEQVDAYNNGLAVHQGKWDLYVNKLSIYIDDKVLPSFNKKAAEHDNEQHRLQKQFEDLNTDWTKYQQSVNNYSVLEHDILEIVKALKEYAFKESIIDADEAVKDFNQIIESFVVFQVKEIGISSRELYSRGQISKVLTTHKQKYESAYSESVDRDDRKAPRIK, via the coding sequence TTGGGCAAATATAATTTCTTAGATACGTTAAGCTCTTTAGGGCTGATTACGGCATCCGTATTTACTATATTAGCTTCAAGACAGTTCAACAATAATCACTTTCTTTATTATTATTCAGGTTTCATTTTCCCATTATTATTGGCTTATTTTATCAACTTTTCAACAACTTATGATACATCTGCATTGGACGAAGATGATTCTAAAACGCCATTTGTTATAGGGCTCGTATTTACGCTTCTATGTTTTGCCATATCTCTCATGTTTATTTTCAACAAGTACTTATCTATAGCAAAAGTTATGTTCATCGTGTTAGCAGCCCTTACTCTAATTCTTGAGATATTTTCAATTGTGTATAGTTTTAAAAAACCAAGTTTTAACAACATCACCTCGGTTTTATTTGACTTACCTGCATTGATATTGGCTTTATTCCTTCACGGTATTTCAACGCCAATTGTCTCATCATATCCTGAAAACACCATCATCTCAGTAAACCTATTTGGAAGACACATAGGAGGTAACTATCTTCTGTATATCGCTATAGTGTATGTCTTATCACTGATTGTGTTAAGTATTAGATACTACTCGTTTTCGATTCCTGATAGTAACAGATCAACGAAGACAAAGAGCACTTCTACTAAAAAGGTCAAAGCTCAATCTCAAGATAATGGATCATACGAAATTAAGAAAATAGCACCCCGCACAAGAAAATCGATATTGAAGAATAAAGAATTAAGTTATACGTTACTCATCGAAGAGTTGATCAAGGCTTTGACTCGCCTGAAGGATATAGATGTTGAGCTTATTAAAGGAAAACTGGCGGTAATAAAAGAAACACTAGACTCGCAGCTGCTTGTAACCGTACTAGGTGAGTTCTCATCAGGTAAATCCACTTTCATTAATGCTCTTCTTGGAGAGAAGCTACTTGCCATGAAGATAAAGCCTACTACTGCGACAATCACGAAAATTGAATACGGTAAAAACCGACAGTTAATTGTTCATTTTCTTAATGGGAAAACAGAGGCTCACCCACTTGATAAAATAGACACTTTCACAGTAGAAAGATTTGTGAGTGAAGATCGCATATTGGATGATATTCATTATGTCCAAGTGACTATAGATAACGATTTGCTTGCAAAAATTGACATTGCAGATACTCCCGGGTTTAACTCACATTTGGAAAAACATACAGACATTACAGCGAATTTTATCTCTTACTCCGAAACAATCATCTGGCTATTCGATGCAAATCAGACTGAAAAACAGACTACTTTTGATCTAATCGAAAAACACTGCAAGTACAATAAGCCTATAGGCATTATCAACAAAATCGACAATCTAAATATCGATTCTGAAGATACTGATAACTCAAAGGAATATGTTATTGAATCGTTGAAAAGAGCTATAGAACCCTATACTGAGGTTGTGTTTCCCGTATCTTCAAAGCTTGCTCTTAACAAAGATGTTAACAGCTATAAAGAGAGTGGTTTACAAGCAGTCGTTCAATATTTTCGCGATCAAGTAATACCTAAAGCCGAAGCAACAAAAAAGAAAATAACATTCTTCAAACTAACACAAGTTGCAACCGATATTGCCGGTATTCGACAAGGGGTTCAAGATAAGATATCAGTGTTTGAAAGCAGAATAAACTCTTACAACCATGATGTGAACTCGTGGTTAGAGGCTTCAGTTAAATATGAAGAAGCTATTGAAAAATGGAATTACTCTATGGAGAATCCCACATATGGTCTTGAGAACGTTCTTGATAATGTGAATTGTCTATTCTTTTGGGGATCTGTACCTGAAGATATTGAAAGAGAAAGGAAATCATTCCGGGCAGAAATGAGTTCACTTATCAAAGCTGACAGTAAGTTTAATGAAATGCTCACGATTATCAATAACAACACTAGTGTGTTAAATAACCGTTATGCAAGCCTTATGAACAGGTGGAATGAGTATAATGATAACTGGTTTGGAATAAAACGCTGGTTTGATGACAATCTTGACGCAGGATCTAATGAGAGAGCAAGATTAAATAATGATAGCGCTGTTTGGGACAACGATAATCGAATCAATAATGAACAAGTAGATGCTTATAATAATGGACTTGCTGTGCACCAGGGTAAGTGGGATCTTTATGTTAACAAACTATCTATATATATCGATGACAAAGTGCTTCCTTCATTCAATAAAAAAGCAGCTGAGCATGATAATGAACAACACAGACTTCAAAAGCAGTTCGAGGATTTAAACACAGATTGGACAAAATATCAGCAATCTGTTAACAACTATTCTGTTCTCGAACATGATATTTTGGAAATAGTTAAGGCATTGAAAGAATATGCATTTAAAGAAAGTATTATTGATGCTGATGAGGCTGTCAAGGATTTCAATCAGATCATCGAAAGTTTTGTAGTGTTCCAGGTTAAGGAAATAGGAATTTCATCTCGGGAACTCTACTCAAGAGGACAGATTTCCAAGGTATTGACTACCCATAAGCAAAAATATGAATCTGCTTATAGTGAATCAGTCGATCGCGATGATAGAAAAGCACCGAGAATAAAATAA
- a CDS encoding dynamin family protein, whose amino-acid sequence MSYDDFKAMMLDKSEVLIKIARHLSYNNTAEKIQKYRQAISDDMFIVTVVGEFNRGKSTLINAIMGCNVIPTSIRPTTATINIIHYSKEPVIEIHKTSGEVERIDFTSDAFQDYTALKAFDASSVKYVRVGYPISYLKDGTVLVDTPGVNDINEQRLTITYGYLPNSDAVLFLMNASTPFKSTEKEFLETHVLGNKVKKVFFLINRIDELSDGDVNESITEIKKQLKDVIKTDDFKVYPISSIRALKGIMLHDKELIKASRVESFTSDLKEFLTGPEKVRTKIDRLKMQLQELIALLTDDIDFAITQYQLSEKQLITAVQQLDIEDVLLREHFARLIQYVRDNVSTLERNVESSLLKSIQELSENLTYQIERARGDLTEFAERDIPFIIKKHLNLWHESTQPKISQYSNSIQQKAISGFTEHFSKKPIISSIIGTVEDASLIEGLIPMNPSANKNDRIKNIKQKSFLIGAASLGILATIATGGIGYPALMAVIGGGSIGQRFLGEKWMNEEIEKQRSELHRNIPGILQEIYQRYYNGFTQEIQHKFTHFISELDREFQTTMNGIKDELESGIASKAHDKDEASARMAELIEYKTKINKILEEMEVS is encoded by the coding sequence ATGAGTTATGATGACTTTAAAGCAATGATGTTGGATAAATCAGAAGTATTGATAAAGATTGCGAGGCACTTGTCTTATAACAACACAGCAGAAAAAATACAGAAGTATAGACAAGCTATCAGTGATGATATGTTTATTGTTACTGTTGTAGGCGAGTTTAATCGTGGTAAATCTACTCTGATTAATGCCATCATGGGTTGTAATGTAATACCCACGTCTATTCGGCCTACAACAGCTACGATAAACATTATTCACTACTCAAAAGAACCAGTAATAGAAATACACAAAACCTCTGGAGAGGTTGAGAGGATAGATTTTACATCTGATGCTTTTCAGGATTATACTGCTCTCAAAGCCTTTGATGCTTCTTCAGTGAAATATGTTCGCGTTGGGTATCCTATATCTTATCTGAAGGATGGAACTGTTCTAGTCGATACTCCAGGCGTTAATGACATAAACGAACAAAGACTAACAATTACATATGGTTACCTTCCTAATAGTGATGCTGTTTTATTCCTCATGAATGCCTCAACGCCCTTTAAATCTACCGAGAAAGAATTCTTGGAAACCCATGTTTTGGGCAACAAGGTCAAAAAAGTGTTCTTCCTAATCAATAGAATAGATGAATTATCTGACGGTGATGTCAACGAATCAATCACAGAAATAAAAAAGCAACTCAAGGATGTCATAAAGACTGATGATTTTAAAGTTTACCCAATTTCATCAATTCGAGCCCTGAAAGGCATAATGTTACATGATAAAGAATTGATTAAGGCGTCTAGGGTAGAGTCCTTTACATCTGACTTAAAGGAATTTTTAACCGGTCCTGAGAAAGTCAGAACGAAAATTGATAGACTTAAGATGCAATTGCAGGAGTTAATCGCTCTCTTAACTGACGACATTGATTTTGCAATAACTCAGTATCAGTTAAGCGAAAAGCAATTAATAACTGCAGTACAACAACTAGATATTGAAGATGTATTGCTGAGAGAACACTTTGCTAGGCTTATTCAATATGTTAGAGACAATGTATCAACACTTGAACGAAACGTTGAGAGTTCTCTCTTAAAATCAATCCAAGAGCTGAGTGAAAACCTTACATACCAGATTGAAAGAGCTCGGGGTGATTTGACTGAATTCGCTGAACGAGACATCCCGTTCATAATAAAGAAACACTTGAATCTATGGCATGAGTCCACACAACCAAAGATAAGTCAATACAGTAACAGTATCCAACAAAAGGCAATCTCTGGATTCACTGAGCATTTTTCTAAAAAGCCTATCATTAGTAGCATAATTGGTACTGTCGAAGACGCATCTCTAATTGAAGGCTTAATACCTATGAACCCATCGGCAAATAAAAATGATAGGATCAAAAATATAAAGCAAAAATCATTTTTAATAGGTGCTGCATCGCTGGGCATCTTGGCGACTATAGCGACTGGAGGCATTGGATATCCAGCTTTGATGGCAGTGATTGGAGGTGGGTCGATTGGCCAGAGATTTCTAGGCGAAAAATGGATGAATGAAGAGATCGAAAAACAACGCTCGGAGTTACACCGCAATATTCCAGGTATTCTTCAGGAAATCTATCAAAGATACTACAATGGGTTTACCCAAGAGATTCAACATAAATTTACTCACTTCATCTCAGAATTGGATAGAGAATTTCAGACAACAATGAACGGCATCAAGGATGAACTTGAGTCAGGGATAGCCAGCAAAGCGCATGATAAAGACGAAGCAAGTGCAAGAATGGCGGAGTTGATTGAATATAAAACAAAGATCAATAAAATATTAGAAGAGATGGAGGTCTCATAA